A section of the Cryobacterium soli genome encodes:
- a CDS encoding DNA topoisomerase IB, producing the protein MSSNVQVVQAASGRKRLVRLRRSNTAGVGYARRRSGRGFSYRDADGRTVTDPELRARFASLAIPPAWTDVWIAPYSNGHIQATGVDAAGRRQYLYHPDWHTRQDRVKFARALELAQSLPAARGYVTRSLRRTPSSADESRDQALAAAFRILDQGALRIGSERYAEENGSHGLSTLLRSHVLLTGDTVVFEFPAKSGQAWSSTLVDPDVAGYVRDQDRLLGTTDPDYADDPGRLLLTWIEGDEVRTVSAADVNEFIKERTGGDFSAKDFRTLRGTAAAAVSLARSGVETGTRARGRALTTAMHAAAEVLGNTPAIARSSYVDPRVVDAYNTGRTIDPARAASAESELRRLLLD; encoded by the coding sequence ATGTCGTCGAACGTTCAGGTCGTCCAGGCCGCCTCCGGCCGGAAACGGCTCGTGCGCCTGCGGCGCAGCAACACAGCTGGGGTGGGCTACGCCCGGCGCCGTTCCGGCCGCGGATTCAGCTACCGGGATGCCGACGGCCGCACGGTGACCGACCCCGAGTTGCGCGCCCGGTTCGCCTCACTCGCCATCCCGCCGGCCTGGACGGATGTCTGGATCGCCCCGTATTCCAACGGCCACATCCAGGCCACGGGCGTCGATGCCGCCGGCCGCCGTCAGTACCTGTACCACCCCGACTGGCACACCCGGCAGGACCGGGTGAAGTTCGCCCGCGCGCTCGAGCTGGCCCAGTCGCTGCCCGCGGCGCGCGGCTACGTCACCCGGAGCCTCCGGCGCACCCCGTCCTCGGCTGACGAGTCCCGGGACCAGGCCCTCGCCGCCGCGTTCCGCATCCTCGATCAGGGTGCCCTGCGGATCGGCAGCGAGCGGTACGCCGAGGAGAACGGCAGCCACGGCTTGTCCACGCTGCTGCGCTCGCATGTGCTCTTGACCGGCGACACCGTGGTCTTCGAGTTCCCGGCCAAGAGCGGGCAGGCCTGGTCGAGCACCCTGGTCGACCCCGACGTGGCCGGCTACGTGCGTGACCAAGACCGTCTGCTCGGCACGACGGACCCGGACTACGCCGACGACCCCGGGCGGTTGCTGCTCACCTGGATCGAGGGCGACGAGGTGCGCACGGTGTCCGCCGCCGACGTGAACGAGTTCATCAAGGAACGCACCGGCGGCGACTTCAGCGCCAAGGACTTCCGCACACTGCGCGGCACGGCGGCCGCGGCGGTCAGCCTGGCCCGGTCGGGCGTCGAAACCGGCACCAGGGCCCGCGGCCGCGCCCTGACGACGGCCATGCACGCCGCAGCCGAGGTGCTCGGCAACACCCCCGCGATCGCCCGGTCGAGTTATGTGGATCCCCGCGTGGTGGACGCGTACAACACCGGCCGGACGATCGATCCCGCGCGCGCCGCATCCGCCGAATCGGAGCTGCGCCGGCTGCTGCTGGACTGA
- a CDS encoding acyl-CoA dehydrogenase family protein, whose protein sequence is MTHTEQLGVSTAPTDGSSAGRWAGSPHPSSAEEWLARAREVSDILIVDAVDRDRANLTPHAEVRLLKDSGLVTLLGPVAHGGGGQSWETAYQVIRVVARGDGSIGQLLGYHYLWAWAARLVATDEQIAAVEELYTTNSFLFGGAVNPRDSDLSVREDGEELVFSGHKSFSTGGEVADLTVLEGVLDGTDTHIFAIVPTSQPGIVFGGDWDNLGQRLTESGSVEIRQVRVPWSDAAGFVGKVFQPLVYNTLNVPAIQLVFTNFYLGITQGALETAAEYTRSSTRAWPYGGDNKERATDEWYLLEGYGQLQSKLWADEAIADRAGAEISQVLHEPREDLSPRRRGEIAVLIAAAKLRAIEDGLETTSKIYELTGARATANSVGLDIFWRNLRTHSLHDPAAYKKREVGQYVLLNEVPEPSWYT, encoded by the coding sequence ATGACCCACACCGAGCAGCTCGGCGTCAGCACCGCTCCCACCGACGGCTCCTCCGCCGGCCGGTGGGCCGGCTCGCCGCACCCGTCATCGGCAGAGGAGTGGCTGGCCCGGGCCAGGGAGGTCTCGGACATCCTGATCGTCGACGCGGTCGACCGTGACCGCGCCAATCTGACGCCCCATGCCGAGGTGCGCCTCCTCAAGGACTCCGGCCTGGTGACCCTGCTCGGCCCGGTCGCTCACGGCGGCGGCGGTCAGAGCTGGGAAACCGCCTACCAGGTGATCCGGGTCGTCGCGCGTGGGGACGGTTCCATCGGCCAGTTGCTCGGTTATCACTACTTGTGGGCGTGGGCGGCCCGTCTGGTCGCCACCGACGAGCAGATCGCGGCCGTCGAGGAGCTCTACACGACGAACAGCTTTCTGTTCGGCGGTGCCGTCAATCCCCGCGACTCGGACCTGTCAGTGCGCGAGGACGGCGAGGAGCTGGTCTTCTCCGGGCACAAGTCGTTCTCCACCGGTGGCGAGGTGGCCGACCTCACCGTCCTGGAAGGGGTCCTCGACGGCACCGACACGCACATCTTCGCGATCGTGCCCACCAGCCAGCCCGGGATCGTCTTCGGCGGAGACTGGGACAATCTCGGCCAACGCCTCACCGAGTCCGGCTCGGTGGAGATCCGCCAGGTGCGGGTGCCGTGGTCCGACGCCGCCGGATTCGTCGGGAAAGTCTTCCAGCCGTTGGTCTACAACACGCTCAACGTGCCCGCCATCCAACTGGTCTTCACGAACTTCTACCTGGGCATCACCCAGGGCGCCCTCGAGACGGCGGCGGAATACACCCGCAGTTCCACCCGCGCCTGGCCGTACGGCGGAGACAACAAAGAGCGGGCGACCGACGAGTGGTACCTCCTCGAGGGCTACGGCCAGTTGCAGTCCAAGCTCTGGGCGGACGAGGCCATCGCGGACCGGGCGGGCGCCGAGATCAGCCAGGTCTTGCACGAGCCGCGGGAAGACCTCAGCCCCCGGCGCCGCGGCGAGATCGCCGTGCTCATCGCCGCGGCCAAGCTTCGCGCCATCGAGGACGGCCTGGAGACCACGAGCAAGATCTACGAGCTCACCGGGGCACGGGCCACGGCCAACTCGGTCGGGCTGGACATCTTCTGGCGCAATCTGCGGACGCACAGTCTTCACGACCCCGCCGCCTACAAGAAGCGCGAGGTAGGGCAGTATGTGCTGCTCAACGAGGTGCCCGAACCCAGCTGGTACACCTGA
- a CDS encoding ASCH domain-containing protein, with product MHAEITTLPPLVFGEPGEFRELMVALVMSGAKTGSSNLRVAYEMTGEALPVAGSRYALVDSGDFRVAVIEVLEVVETTAAEATLELARHESPTLEHWRTVHRDYWETLVPAIRKHRSDPDWQLTDAEPVISKVFRVV from the coding sequence ATGCACGCCGAGATCACCACGCTTCCACCACTCGTATTCGGCGAACCGGGCGAGTTCCGCGAACTCATGGTGGCTCTGGTCATGAGCGGCGCGAAGACGGGCTCGTCCAACCTGCGCGTCGCCTACGAGATGACCGGTGAGGCGCTGCCCGTCGCCGGGTCACGGTACGCCCTGGTCGATTCGGGTGACTTCAGGGTTGCCGTGATCGAGGTTCTCGAGGTGGTCGAGACCACCGCCGCCGAGGCCACCCTGGAGCTGGCCCGGCACGAATCCCCCACCCTCGAACACTGGCGCACGGTGCACCGGGATTACTGGGAAACGCTGGTTCCCGCCATCCGGAAGCACAGGAGCGACCCCGACTGGCAGCTGACGGATGCCGAACCCGTGATCAGCAAGGTGTTCAGGGTCGTCTGA
- a CDS encoding PspC domain-containing protein yields MTDAGSTTTSGSAYGNSGQPTPPGGAAFFDWVRGLGFVRGRDRWLAGVCGAIASRTGLDPLVVRGIAVVIAILGGPIFFLYAVGWALMPDESGRSLVEQAVRQVFEPAMIAVGVLLFFTFVPWMQGIWWQGPPEVWGMPGWLEVLLRTSWAIGLTVGIILLVIYIAKRVPSPRNRPATGYGSAAPQTSPYGSAPQSGSAPQPGGVPQPSAASDTTAGAGTPAQPAQTFPADPAPTAYPAARPAAAFVPPIPPVPQPPAAPASATAPTVPVSPVSGSTPPTGPSLWDDLTGHGVPAAAASGGSAPYGSTASGFAPSGSAPSGAAASGSGGYGSGHGAAGYGAADTARPFDPDRYRASHRRKHLGAGYIAVVSGIALSIGAVAASFVADGSWSNSAFLVGASAALAVIALGIVIAGVRGKEGGWLTFFSLVLSVSLAWTAFIPAGTDVATFGDPTWQYSTDSPTGFAMIAGAPTIDLTDLDTAPSGTSREVDVWTAFGDVELLLPDNRTVAVEASSLAGGIDYGTSNDLDRGGVLFHDSQVVAEGAGTGVTTVRVWTLFGQVTINQPAER; encoded by the coding sequence ATGACAGACGCAGGGTCCACCACCACATCGGGTTCAGCCTACGGAAACTCCGGCCAGCCCACGCCGCCGGGCGGCGCCGCGTTCTTCGACTGGGTGCGAGGCCTCGGCTTCGTGCGCGGCCGGGACCGCTGGCTGGCCGGCGTGTGCGGGGCGATCGCGTCCCGCACCGGTCTCGATCCGTTGGTCGTGCGCGGCATCGCCGTCGTGATCGCGATCCTCGGTGGGCCGATCTTCTTCCTCTACGCCGTCGGCTGGGCCCTGATGCCCGACGAATCCGGGCGAAGCCTCGTGGAGCAGGCCGTGCGTCAGGTGTTCGAGCCGGCCATGATCGCCGTCGGGGTGCTCCTGTTCTTCACCTTCGTCCCCTGGATGCAGGGCATCTGGTGGCAGGGTCCGCCCGAAGTCTGGGGAATGCCCGGATGGCTCGAGGTCTTGTTGCGCACCAGCTGGGCGATCGGGCTCACGGTTGGCATCATTCTCCTGGTGATCTACATCGCCAAGCGGGTGCCGTCACCGCGCAACCGGCCCGCCACGGGCTACGGAAGCGCTGCCCCGCAGACTTCGCCGTACGGCAGTGCGCCGCAGTCCGGCAGCGCACCCCAGCCCGGAGGCGTCCCGCAGCCGAGCGCGGCATCCGACACGACCGCCGGCGCCGGAACACCCGCCCAGCCTGCCCAGACTTTCCCGGCCGACCCCGCGCCCACCGCGTACCCCGCCGCCCGCCCCGCCGCAGCTTTCGTGCCGCCCATCCCGCCCGTGCCGCAGCCACCGGCCGCGCCGGCTTCGGCCACGGCCCCCACGGTTCCGGTGTCGCCCGTCTCCGGGAGCACTCCGCCGACGGGCCCCTCGCTCTGGGATGACCTCACCGGTCACGGCGTCCCTGCTGCAGCGGCATCCGGTGGGTCTGCGCCGTACGGATCGACAGCGTCCGGATTCGCACCGTCCGGATCCGCACCCTCCGGGGCGGCCGCGTCCGGCTCCGGCGGGTACGGGTCCGGCCACGGGGCGGCCGGCTACGGTGCTGCGGACACCGCGCGACCCTTCGATCCCGACCGGTACCGGGCGTCGCACCGCCGCAAGCACCTGGGCGCCGGCTACATCGCCGTCGTCAGCGGAATCGCCCTGAGCATCGGCGCCGTGGCCGCCTCCTTCGTCGCCGATGGCTCCTGGTCGAACAGCGCCTTCCTGGTAGGTGCGTCCGCCGCGCTCGCCGTGATCGCCCTGGGAATCGTGATCGCCGGCGTCCGCGGCAAGGAGGGCGGCTGGCTGACCTTCTTCAGCCTCGTCCTGTCGGTCTCCCTGGCCTGGACGGCGTTCATTCCGGCCGGGACTGACGTCGCCACCTTCGGTGATCCCACCTGGCAATACAGCACCGACAGCCCCACGGGTTTCGCGATGATCGCCGGCGCACCCACCATCGACCTCACCGACCTCGACACCGCGCCGTCTGGCACATCCCGCGAGGTCGACGTCTGGACAGCCTTCGGCGACGTGGAACTCCTGCTGCCCGACAACCGCACCGTAGCAGTGGAGGCCAGCAGCCTCGCCGGCGGGATCGACTACGGCACCAGCAACGACCTCGACCGGGGTGGTGTGCTCTTCCACGACTCGCAGGTGGTGGCGGAAGGCGCCGGAACCGGCGTGACCACGGTCCGGGTCTGGACGCTCTTCGGCCAGGTCACCATCAACCAGCCGGCAGAACGCTAG
- a CDS encoding ATP-binding protein produces the protein MTTVRPTGPRLSGQLVRPRLRIIAGVCAGFARHSGLPVTYVRTVAVVLALCGGAGVLLYGWLWATTPDESAHPLGDAGRSDLPKAVLTPADASAAGADGETAASRHAPVTEILLGLALVTTAGALIANRLGAALPVDAIIPAIVALAGTGLAWRQFAELRSGAGPRSSGMLVRALGALVLVALGILLFFVTSENPNIWTVVVAALSVLVGVAVVVAPWAVRLMRDLSDERALRERESERAEMAAHLHDSVLQTLALIQQKAGPHSDAARLARAQERDLREWLFTGSATGPVDLAAELRGIATTVERDFAVHVDVVSVGSIDRDVPEALLAAAREAILNAARHAGGRVSVYVESSTTAIDVSVTDRGPGFALDQIPADRMGVRESILARMGRAGGTAVVQAGPGGTGTEIRLTLPLNGQSEYDQPEQDPADHALPDRSAPHPDPQDGTP, from the coding sequence GTGACCACCGTGCGTCCCACCGGACCCCGCCTCAGCGGGCAGCTTGTGCGGCCACGCCTGCGCATCATCGCAGGCGTCTGCGCCGGGTTCGCCCGGCACTCCGGCCTGCCGGTCACCTACGTGCGCACCGTCGCCGTGGTTCTGGCCCTCTGCGGCGGCGCCGGGGTGCTGCTCTACGGCTGGCTGTGGGCCACCACCCCCGACGAGTCCGCGCACCCCCTGGGAGACGCGGGCCGCTCCGACCTGCCCAAGGCCGTTCTCACCCCGGCCGACGCGTCCGCCGCCGGGGCCGACGGTGAGACCGCCGCCTCCCGTCATGCACCGGTCACCGAGATCCTTCTGGGGCTGGCGCTCGTGACCACGGCGGGCGCGCTCATCGCCAACCGGTTGGGCGCCGCGTTGCCGGTGGATGCCATCATCCCCGCGATCGTCGCCCTCGCGGGCACGGGGCTGGCCTGGCGCCAGTTCGCCGAGCTCCGCAGCGGAGCCGGGCCGCGAAGCTCCGGCATGCTCGTGCGCGCTCTGGGGGCGCTGGTTCTGGTGGCCCTGGGCATTCTGCTGTTCTTCGTCACCAGTGAGAACCCCAACATCTGGACCGTCGTCGTTGCCGCGCTGTCGGTGCTCGTGGGGGTGGCGGTGGTCGTTGCCCCGTGGGCGGTACGCCTCATGCGCGACCTGTCCGACGAGCGTGCCCTACGAGAGCGGGAGTCCGAACGGGCCGAGATGGCCGCTCATCTGCATGATTCGGTGCTGCAGACTCTCGCGCTCATCCAGCAGAAGGCCGGACCGCACTCCGATGCCGCCCGGCTCGCCCGCGCCCAGGAACGCGATCTACGCGAGTGGCTGTTCACCGGCTCCGCGACCGGACCGGTGGATCTGGCCGCAGAACTGCGCGGTATCGCGACCACCGTTGAGCGCGACTTCGCCGTGCACGTTGATGTGGTCTCGGTCGGCAGCATCGACCGGGACGTGCCGGAGGCCCTTCTGGCAGCCGCGCGGGAGGCCATTCTCAACGCAGCCCGGCACGCCGGCGGCCGGGTGTCCGTCTACGTGGAGTCCTCGACTACCGCCATCGACGTGAGTGTCACCGACCGGGGCCCCGGTTTCGCGCTCGACCAGATCCCTGCCGACCGCATGGGGGTGCGGGAGTCGATCCTGGCCCGCATGGGACGGGCCGGCGGCACGGCCGTGGTTCAGGCTGGCCCGGGCGGCACCGGTACCGAGATCCGGCTCACCCTCCCCCTCAACGGCCAGTCCGAGTACGACCAGCCGGAGCAGGACCCGGCGGACCACGCCCTGCCCGACCGGAGCGCCCCTCACCCCGACCCCCAGGACGGCACACCATGA
- a CDS encoding LuxR C-terminal-related transcriptional regulator, whose product MTDQTTPSGTVPGTVPGPELTVVIVDDHSIFRSGLRSELDPALRVVGEAATVDEAIAVVVATQPRVVLLDVHLPGGTGGGGAEVIRAAAARAPATVFLALSVSDAADDVVTVIRAGARGYITKSSSGAEVSDAARRVAGGDAVFSPRLAGFVLDAFGAVSGETAATNDELDRLSAREQEVMRLIARGYAYKEVASALFISPKTVETHVSAVLRKLQLSSRHELTAWATARKLL is encoded by the coding sequence ATGACCGATCAGACCACCCCGTCCGGCACGGTTCCAGGGACCGTGCCCGGCCCCGAGCTCACCGTGGTGATCGTGGATGACCACTCGATCTTCCGGTCGGGCCTGCGCTCAGAGCTCGACCCGGCGCTGCGGGTCGTCGGCGAGGCAGCGACCGTCGACGAGGCCATCGCCGTCGTTGTGGCCACCCAGCCCCGCGTGGTGCTGCTGGACGTGCACCTGCCCGGCGGCACCGGCGGAGGCGGCGCTGAGGTCATCAGGGCCGCGGCCGCGCGGGCGCCGGCCACCGTGTTCCTGGCCCTGAGCGTGTCGGATGCGGCCGACGACGTGGTCACCGTCATCAGGGCCGGTGCCCGCGGCTACATCACCAAGAGTTCGTCGGGCGCCGAGGTCTCCGATGCAGCCCGTCGGGTGGCCGGCGGGGACGCCGTCTTCTCGCCCCGCTTGGCCGGGTTCGTGCTCGACGCTTTCGGCGCCGTTTCCGGCGAGACCGCGGCGACCAACGACGAACTCGATCGTCTCTCGGCCCGGGAGCAGGAGGTGATGCGCCTGATCGCACGCGGGTACGCCTACAAGGAGGTGGCGAGCGCGCTCTTCATCTCCCCCAAGACCGTGGAGACGCATGTGTCCGCCGTTCTGCGCAAGCTGCAGCTCTCCAGCCGGCACGAACTGACGGCCTGGGCCACGGCCCGCAAGTTGCTCTGA
- a CDS encoding CotH kinase family protein encodes MIGVLAIGGLAACDSTGAVTSSSLTAEQAAALVGADFYDTSLVHSVTIDYDKADYQAMLAAYTATGDKGWISATVTIDGTVFEQVGLRLKGNSSLRGIGDATESDDDTATGTDAPADPSDGSVDTDSPQTLPWLIRLDKYVDGQSYQDRTEFVVRGNTTESSLNEAVALELIGLSGLETERSAAVRLSVNGGDEALRLVMESIDDDLWNTDTFENDGITYKADSDGDYSYRGDDPADYVDVFNQKTGEDDLTPLIAFLDVINNSDDATFAAELGNYLDVESFATYLAVENLTDNFDDIDGPGNNSYLRYDSTTGLMTVVAWDANLSFGTLNGGGAMRGMGEGGPDGGDRGTPPDGATAPDGAAPDATAGGMGGDNILATRFLADSSFSALVDTATAALTTSLYDSGAAQAVLDRWTALLAGQAGDLIDSDTLQSESDAIASYFTGDK; translated from the coding sequence GTGATCGGAGTTCTCGCCATCGGCGGTCTGGCCGCCTGCGACTCCACCGGGGCGGTCACCTCCTCGTCCCTGACGGCTGAACAGGCGGCGGCGCTGGTCGGTGCTGACTTCTACGACACCAGCCTCGTGCATTCCGTCACGATCGACTATGACAAGGCCGACTACCAGGCGATGCTCGCCGCCTACACCGCAACCGGCGACAAGGGCTGGATCTCGGCGACGGTGACCATCGACGGCACGGTGTTCGAGCAGGTCGGGCTGCGTCTGAAGGGCAACTCGAGTCTGCGCGGGATCGGGGATGCCACGGAGTCCGATGATGACACCGCGACCGGTACTGACGCCCCGGCCGACCCGAGCGACGGATCGGTGGATACCGACTCCCCGCAGACCCTGCCCTGGCTGATCCGGCTCGACAAGTATGTCGACGGACAGTCTTACCAGGACCGCACTGAGTTCGTGGTGCGCGGCAACACCACCGAATCCTCTCTCAACGAAGCGGTGGCCCTCGAACTGATCGGGCTCAGCGGGCTGGAGACCGAGAGGTCGGCCGCGGTCCGCCTGAGCGTCAACGGCGGCGACGAGGCCCTGCGGCTGGTGATGGAGAGCATCGACGACGACCTGTGGAACACGGACACCTTCGAGAACGACGGCATCACCTACAAGGCCGACTCCGACGGAGACTACAGTTACCGCGGCGATGACCCGGCCGACTACGTCGACGTCTTCAACCAGAAGACCGGGGAGGACGACCTCACCCCGCTGATCGCGTTCCTCGACGTCATCAACAACTCCGACGATGCCACCTTCGCCGCCGAGCTGGGCAACTACCTCGACGTGGAGTCGTTCGCGACCTATCTGGCCGTGGAAAACCTGACCGATAACTTCGACGACATCGACGGTCCTGGCAACAACTCCTACCTGCGCTACGACAGCACAACGGGCCTGATGACCGTCGTGGCGTGGGACGCCAACCTCTCGTTCGGCACCCTGAACGGCGGCGGCGCTATGCGTGGCATGGGCGAGGGTGGCCCGGACGGCGGCGACCGCGGCACCCCGCCGGATGGCGCGACCGCGCCGGACGGAGCCGCACCGGACGCCACAGCCGGCGGCATGGGCGGCGACAACATCCTCGCCACCCGGTTCCTGGCCGACAGCAGCTTCTCGGCCCTTGTCGACACGGCGACGGCCGCGCTCACTACGAGCCTCTACGACAGCGGCGCCGCGCAGGCGGTTCTCGACCGGTGGACCGCACTGCTGGCCGGCCAGGCGGGTGACCTCATCGACAGCGACACCCTGCAGAGCGAGTCCGACGCCATCGCCAGTTACTTCACAGGCGACAAGTGA
- a CDS encoding glutamine amidotransferase — MKPFLLLATRPEDEAADDEYAGFLAAGGLTPDQLHRVRLEAAPLPSIALDDYSGVIVGGSPFNASDPDDTKSPVQRRVERELAGLLDQVVARDFPFLGACYGIGLLTSYLDGVVDDTWSEPAGPIMVSLTAAGRADQLFGTVAADFEAFVGHKEACTALPTGAVLLATGANCPVQAFRVGENVYATQFHPELTQAGILTRLRVYSDNGYFEPDAYDEVMAAIAAATVTEPATIMKAFVERFGTP, encoded by the coding sequence GTGAAGCCCTTTCTGCTGCTGGCGACCCGGCCCGAGGACGAGGCCGCCGACGACGAGTACGCCGGCTTCCTCGCCGCAGGCGGGTTGACGCCGGACCAGCTGCACCGAGTGCGGCTGGAGGCCGCGCCTCTGCCGTCCATCGCCCTCGACGACTACTCCGGGGTGATCGTGGGCGGCAGCCCGTTCAACGCCAGCGACCCCGACGACACCAAATCTCCCGTGCAGCGCCGTGTCGAACGCGAACTCGCCGGGCTGCTCGACCAGGTCGTCGCCCGGGACTTCCCCTTCCTCGGCGCCTGCTATGGCATCGGCCTGCTCACCAGTTACCTCGACGGCGTCGTCGACGACACCTGGTCGGAGCCGGCCGGCCCCATCATGGTGAGCCTGACCGCGGCGGGCCGCGCCGACCAGCTCTTCGGCACGGTGGCGGCCGATTTCGAGGCGTTCGTGGGTCACAAGGAGGCCTGTACGGCGCTGCCGACCGGCGCCGTGCTGCTGGCGACGGGGGCGAACTGCCCGGTGCAGGCGTTCCGGGTGGGCGAGAACGTCTACGCCACCCAGTTCCACCCGGAGCTCACCCAGGCCGGCATCCTCACCCGCCTGCGGGTTTACAGCGACAACGGCTATTTCGAACCGGATGCCTACGACGAGGTGATGGCCGCCATCGCCGCCGCAACGGTGACCGAGCCGGCCACCATCATGAAGGCCTTCGTGGAGCGCTTCGGCACACCCTGA